The sequence below is a genomic window from Candidatus Saganbacteria bacterium.
GACAAAATATATTATCAAGAACCCGGCATTTGAGACCTCTTTCGTGCCGGTAAAAGCTTCGCTAAACGCTCCTCAACTGGTCCGTTCGATGATCGACGCGTCGAAACGGTTCAACGTGGGGCCCATGGCTTCGGTCGCGGGGGCAGTTGCCGAAGCGGCCGGAAAAAAACTGCTCAGATATTCAAAACAAGTGATCGTCGAGAACGGCGGGGACATATTTATAAAAAGCTCGGAGCCGAGGACGATGCTGATATACGCCGGTAAGTCGAAGTTCTCCAATAAGATCGCTCTTGAAATAGATCCGAAAGACACTCCCCTGGGTGTCTGCACTTCGTCAGGCACGGTCGGGCATTCTTTCAGTTTCGGTTCGGCCGACGCGGTAGTTGTAATCGCAAGATCAGCCGCGACCGCGGACGCAGCAGCGACAGCCATCGGAAACCTTGTCAAAAAACAGGATGATATCGAAGAAGCCCTGAAATTCGCCAAAAAATTCGGGAAATTGAAAGGCGTATTGATAATCAAAGATGACAGGATGGGGATGTGGGGCAAGATAAAGATCAGAAGGGTTTAAGCGAGCCGTCCGACCTCAGCTTGACAACAAATACCCAAGTGATAAAATGTATATATAGTTTGGTGGTTATAAAAGGAGGTGAAAAAACTCTCCGGTTGCCATCAGATGTGCGTTCTGCCATTTTTTAGTAAAGTTCAAGAGGGAACTAGGATACTCTTAAATATTTGGATCATGGCGGGGCCAAAAAATTTAAAAACCGGAAAGCAAACCAAATGAAGAAATTAATAGCATTAGTATTAGCGGCATCTTTGATCGCGAGCTTGTCAGCATCTTCAATGGCGGCAGTTGCAAAGAAAAAGGTAGCTGTCAAAAAACCGGCGAAGAAAGTTGTAAAGCCAATAAAGAAAGCGGCCCCCAAAAAAGCACCGGTAACCCCGTGGGTACCGCCAGCACCAGCACCAGTAGCTCCAGCACCGGCACCGGCTGTATCAGCCGGCATGGGAATGAGCTTGGGTGTTAACGTAGGCGTATCTGCAGGTCTTACGGCGATAACGGGCGTGCTCGATTATTCGATAGCGAGCATGATCCCAGGCGCGAAGGTGAGAATAGGCGGAGATTATCTTACAGGAAGCAATCTTAATGACACAAACCTGAAGGTAGTCACGCTGAAATTGGGCGGCGTTTACGCGCTCGATATGCTCAAATCATCGGCTGTGCCGATCGATTGGTACATCGGAGGCGCGGTATCCGTGCCTGTGAAGGTCAGTGGTTCAATGACAGGTTCATACGGGCTTGAAGCCTATTTAGGCGGAAACTATATGATCCCTGACTTTGGCACGATCAACGGACAGGTAGGTTACTCGGCACTTAAGTACGGCGGAGAAGGAGCTGCGAAAGGCGTGTTAGCATCAGTAGGCTACGCTTACTCGTTCTAATAGCCTGAGTTTTTGGAGTTTTATAGGGCCCTTGAAAAGTTTCGAGGGCCTTATTTTTTGCCGATACAGACGTGTTTGAAAAGCTCTTTGGCTTGTGATATTATTTTTTTATTATCCGACCGGGAAGGAATGATGCGCAGCTTAAAAATATTATTGTTCTTATGTGTCCTTTTATTTATTTTTACAGGCAGCGCATTATGCGCGGCCGCAGACCCAAAGGACGAGCTTAAAGACAAGCAGAAGGAACTGAACAGGATATACCAGGAACTGCTTATAAATAAAAGGAAGCTTGAGTCCACGAAAGAAAAGGAAAGGGACGTTGTCGAGCGCCTGGTCATAATAAACCGGGAGCTGAAAAAAACAAAGGGACAGCTGGGCAGGGCGCAGTACCAGATACAAAAGAACGAATCAAGGCTCGGTTACCTGAAAGTCTCGCTTGAGGAAGCAAAAAGAAAGCTTGATGAAAGAAACGGCTATTTAAAAAACAGGATCCGGGAGATCTATAAGAACGGGGGCATCAATTATCTGGATATGCTTGTGTCTTCGGATACGCTGGCAGATTTCATAAACAGGACATATTTTTTTGAAAAAGTGATCGGCAGGGATGCCGGCATAGTGAACGAAATAACGACCGAGCATACAAAAATAAAGACCGATAAGACAGAGCTCGAGGGGGTCACGGCTGATATAAAAAAACTGGCGCAGTACATCGGCAATAAAAAACAGAACATAGAAAAACAGGCGGAAGAAAAAAAAGAACTTCACAAGGAGCTGGAGCAGCAAAGGATAGAGTACGAAAAAAAAGTGGCGGTTTTGGAGGAGACCTCGAACCAGATAGAACAGTTGATCAGGAAGATGATAGCTGAGCGGGCGATCAGAGGCGGGGTCTCCCCGCACGGGACAGGCAACTTTATCTGGCCGGTGCGAGGCAGGATAACCTCACCTTTCGGATACAGGAGGAGCCCGTTCTGGAGGATGTCGCACATGCACACGGGCCTTGATATCGCAACATCTTACGGGACGCCCATACAGGCGGCTGACGGAGGCGAAGTCATATTTTCCGGATGGTGGGACGGGTACGGGAAAGCTGTTATCATTGATCATGGCAAGGGGATATCAACGGTCTATGCTCATATGTCTAGAATATACATACAGAAAGGTCAGACAGTAATGAAAGGACAAGTCGTGGGATTAATAGGGTCTACAGGTTATTCAACGGGACCGCATCTTCATTTTGAGGTCCGCAAAAACGGTACTCCGACAAATCCAATAAGGTGGCTGCCTTGAAGTCAAAAATAAATAATAAAATAAAATATTTTTCCGCGTCATTGATCGTTGTTATCTTGTTCTGCTTTTTGACCCCCCGGATAGTCAAAGCCGCCGACGACCTTAATTCAAAACTCCAGGTGTTCATTCAGGTGCTTGAGATAGTTAAGAGCGATTATGTGGATAAGAACGTAGACGATCAAAAACTGATATACGGGGCGATAAAAGGCATGCTCGAGTCCCTTGATGACCCGTACACCCGTTTCATGGAACCCACATCATTTAAAGAGATGAAAATGCGCATGAACGGATCATATTCGGGAATAGGGATCTACATCGGTATCAGGAACAAGATCATCACTGTCATATCTCCGATCGACGGTACGCCCGCCGCAAAAGCGGGCTTGATGGCGGGCGACCAGATAGTCGCTGTCGAAGGAAAACCGACAAAAGATCAGGCGCTTGAGGAAGTCGTGAGCAAGATACGCGGACCAAAGGGTACTGCAGTTAAGATCGGGATACTGAGGTCCGGATGGAAAGCGCCTAAAGATTTCATGCTTGTGCGGGATAAGATCGTCGTAAAGAGCGTTGAAAAAAAGATCTTTAATGATACAGTCGGTTATATTAAATTAAATACTTTCGAAGACCTTTCCGCGGCCAAAGAAATGAGGAAAGCGATAAATGAACTTAAAGATAAAAAGATCGAAGGTCTCATCCTGGACGTGCGCGGCAACGGAGGAGGTCTTTTGTCAAATGCGGCGGAAATATCGAGCATGTTCCTGCCAAAGGACGCTGTTATAGTCTATACTGTCGACAGGAACGGGGAGAAAGAGGGCATAAGATCGTCCGGAGAACTGTTGTGGAACGGACCTATGGTAGTGCTGATCAACGAAGGAAGCGCGAGCGCGTCGGAGATACTCGCGGGTGCGCTCAGGGATAACAATACCGCACAGCTGATAGGCTACCATTCTTTCGGGAAAGCGTCAGTCCAGAGCGTAAGACAGCTGCCTGACGGATCAGCAGCGCTAATAACAATCGCAAAATATCTCACCCCGAGCGGGCATGACATCTCTAAAAAGGGCATCATCCCTGATATCATCGTCAAGACGGGAAAAGAAAGCGAATCAAAGACCGACATGTCCACGGAAGAGGCGGAGTTCATCCCGGTAGAAAAGCGCGACGAGAAAGATGTGCAGCTGAAAAAAGCGCTCGAGGTCATAAAACAGAAGATCAAAGAATCGTCAGAGGAGAAAAAAGCATCCGAATGAATACTTTAGATGATCCGAAAAAGTTCAGAAAGACCGATAAAAGTGACATGGCCGGTTTGGTCGGCCGGTTTCCCGAGATGATGGAAGACGCGTTAAA
It includes:
- a CDS encoding peptidoglycan DD-metalloendopeptidase family protein; this encodes MRSLKILLFLCVLLFIFTGSALCAAADPKDELKDKQKELNRIYQELLINKRKLESTKEKERDVVERLVIINRELKKTKGQLGRAQYQIQKNESRLGYLKVSLEEAKRKLDERNGYLKNRIREIYKNGGINYLDMLVSSDTLADFINRTYFFEKVIGRDAGIVNEITTEHTKIKTDKTELEGVTADIKKLAQYIGNKKQNIEKQAEEKKELHKELEQQRIEYEKKVAVLEETSNQIEQLIRKMIAERAIRGGVSPHGTGNFIWPVRGRITSPFGYRRSPFWRMSHMHTGLDIATSYGTPIQAADGGEVIFSGWWDGYGKAVIIDHGKGISTVYAHMSRIYIQKGQTVMKGQVVGLIGSTGYSTGPHLHFEVRKNGTPTNPIRWLP
- a CDS encoding UPF0280 family protein codes for the protein MYEERTYRGLVKSKDLVLFEVVQEETDLLISAEKDIRFRAEDIVKKIRIELTKYIIKNPAFETSFVPVKASLNAPQLVRSMIDASKRFNVGPMASVAGAVAEAAGKKLLRYSKQVIVENGGDIFIKSSEPRTMLIYAGKSKFSNKIALEIDPKDTPLGVCTSSGTVGHSFSFGSADAVVVIARSAATADAAATAIGNLVKKQDDIEEALKFAKKFGKLKGVLIIKDDRMGMWGKIKIRRV
- a CDS encoding S41 family peptidase — protein: MKSKINNKIKYFSASLIVVILFCFLTPRIVKAADDLNSKLQVFIQVLEIVKSDYVDKNVDDQKLIYGAIKGMLESLDDPYTRFMEPTSFKEMKMRMNGSYSGIGIYIGIRNKIITVISPIDGTPAAKAGLMAGDQIVAVEGKPTKDQALEEVVSKIRGPKGTAVKIGILRSGWKAPKDFMLVRDKIVVKSVEKKIFNDTVGYIKLNTFEDLSAAKEMRKAINELKDKKIEGLILDVRGNGGGLLSNAAEISSMFLPKDAVIVYTVDRNGEKEGIRSSGELLWNGPMVVLINEGSASASEILAGALRDNNTAQLIGYHSFGKASVQSVRQLPDGSAALITIAKYLTPSGHDISKKGIIPDIIVKTGKESESKTDMSTEEAEFIPVEKRDEKDVQLKKALEVIKQKIKESSEEKKASE